One window from the genome of Mustela lutreola isolate mMusLut2 chromosome 11, mMusLut2.pri, whole genome shotgun sequence encodes:
- the AP1B1 gene encoding AP-1 complex subunit beta-1 isoform X1: MTDSKYFTTTKKGEIFELKAELNSDKKEKKKEAVKKVIASMTVGKDVSALFPDVVNCMQTDNLELKKLVYLYLMNYAKSQPDMAIMAVNTFVKDCEDPNPLIRALAVRTMGCIRVDKITEYLCEPLRKCLKDEDPYVRKTAAVCVAKLHDINAQLVEDQGFLDTLKDLISDSNPMVVANAVAALSEIAESHPSSNLLDLNPQSINKLLTALNECTEWGQIFILDCLANYTPKDDREAQSICERVTPRLSHANSAVVLSAVKVLMKFMEMLSKDLDYYGTLLKKLAPPLVTLLSAEPELQYVALRNINLIVQKRPEILKHEMKVFFVKYNDPIYVKLEKLDIMIRLASQANIAQVLAELKEYATEVDVDFVRKAVRAIGRCAIKVEQSAERCVSTLLDLIQTKVNYVVQEAIVVIKDIFRKYPNKYESVIATLCENLDSLDEPEARAAMIWIVGEYAERIDNADELLESFLEGFHDESTQVQLQLLTAIVKLFLKKPTETQELVQQVLSLATQDSDNPDLRDRGYIYWRLLSTDPVAAKEVVLAEKPLISEETDLIEPTLLDELICYIGTLASVYHKPPSAFVEGGRGVVHKSLPPRTASSESTESPETAPAGAPSGEQPDVIPTQGDLLGDLLNLDLGPPVGGPPLTTSSVQMGAVDLLGGGLDSLMGDEPEGIGGPNFVAPPAATVPPNLGTSMGSGLSDLFDLTSGVGTLSGSYVAPKAVWLPAMKAKGLEISGTFTRQVGSISMDLQLTNKALQVMTDFAIQFNRNSFGLAPAAPLQVHAPLSPNQTVEISLPLNTVGSVMKMEPLNNLQVAVKNNIDVFYFSTLYPLHILFVEDGKMDRQMFLAMWKDIPNENEAQFQIRDCSLNAEAVSSRLQSSNIFTVAKRNVEGQDMLYQSLKLTNGIWVLAELRIQPGNPSFTLSLKCRAPEVSQHVYQAYETILKN, encoded by the exons TGCCCTCTTCCCCGACGTGGTGAACTGTATGCAGACAGACAACCTGGAGCTGAAAAAGCTGGTGTACTTGTATTTGATGAACTATGCCAAGAGTCAACCCGACATGGCCATCATGGCTGTCAACACCTTTGTGAAG GATTGTGAGGATCCCAATCCCCTGATCCGGGCCCTGGCTGTGCGGACCATGGGCTGCATCCGCGTTGACAAGATCACAGAGTACCTGTGTGAGCCACTCCGGAAGTGCCTGAAGGATGAGGACCCGTACGTGCGCAAAACAGCAGCTGTGTGTGTTGCCAAGCTGCATGACATCAATGCCCAGCTGGTAGAGGACCAGGGCTTCCTGGACACCCTTAAAGACCTCATCTCTGACTCGAACCCCATG GTGGTGGCAAATGCAGTGGCTGCCCTCTCAGAGATCGCTGAGTCTCACCCCAGCAGCAACCTGCTTGATCTGAACCCACAGTCCATTAATAAGCTGCTGACAGCCCTGAACGAGTGCACCGAGTGGGGCCAGATCTTCATCCTCGACTGCCTAGCCAACTATACACCCAAGGATGACCGGGAGGCCCAGAG CATCTGCGAGCGGGTCACTCCCAGGCTCTCCCACGCGAACTCTGCTGTGGTGCTCTCTGCTGTGAAGGTGCTGATGAAGTTCATGGAGATGTTGTCCAAGGACCTGGACTACTATGGCACGCTGCTCAAGAAACTGGCCCCACCCCTGGTCACGCTGCTGTCGGCCGAGCCGGAGCTGCAGTATGTGGCCCTGCGCAACATCAACCTCATTGTGCAGAAAAG GCCTGAGATCCTGAAGCACGAAATGAAGGTCTTCTTTGTGAAATACAATGACCCCATCTACGTGAAGCTGGAGAAGCTGGACATCATGATCCGTCTGGCCTCCCAGGCCAACATCGCCCAG GTCCTGGCGGAGCTGAAAGAGTATGCAACAGAGGTGGATGTGGACTTCGTACGGAAGGCTGTGCGAGCCATTGGGCGCTGTGCCATCAAGGTGGAG CAATCTGCAGAGCGCTGTGTGAGCACGCTGCTCGATCTCATCCAGACCAAGGTCAACTACGTGGTCCAGGAAGCCATTGTGGTCATCAAGGACATCTTCCGCAAGTACCCCAACAA GTATGAGAGTGTCATCGCCACACTGTGTGAGAACCTGGACTCCCTGGATGAGCCTGAGGCCCGGGCTGCCATGATTTGGATTGTGGGCGAGTACGCCGAGCGAATTGACAACGCCGACGAGCTGCtggagagcttcctggagggCTTCCATGATGAGAGCACCCAG GTCCAGCTACAGCTGCTAACAGCCATCGTGAAACTCTTTCTGAAGAAGCCGACAGAGACCCAGGAGCTGGTGCAGCAGGTCCTCAGCTTGGCCACTCAG GACTCTGATAACCCAGACCTGCGGGACCGTGGCTACATCTATTGGCGTCTGCTCTCCACGGACCCAGTGGCTGCCAAGGAGGTGGTGTTGGCTGAGAAGCCACTCATTTCTGAAGAGACAGACCTCATTGAGCCCACACTGCTGGACGAGCTCATCTGCTACATTGGCACCCTGGCCTCCGTCTACCATAAGCCTCCCAGCGCCTTTGTGGAGGGGGGCCGGGGCGTTGTGCACAAGAGCCTGCCACCACGCACTGCCTC GAGTGAGAGCACCGAGAGCCCTGAGACGGCCCCTGCTGGAGCACCCTCTGGTGAGCAGCCGGATGTCATCCCTACCCAGGGCGACCTGCTGGGTGACCTCCTCAACTTGGACCTCGGCCCCCCAGTGGGTGGCCCACCCCTGACCACCTCCTCAGTGCAGATGGGAGCCGTAGACCTTCTTGGTGGAGGCCTCGACAGCCTG ATGGGGGATGAGCCTGAAGGG atTGGGGGTCCCAATTTTGTGGCACCCCCAGCAGCAACAGTCCCACCGAACCTAGGAACATCCATGGGCAGTGGCCTGAGTGACCTCTTCGACCTGACCAGTGGCGTGGGCACGCTGTCGGGATCGTATGTGGCCCCCAAAGCA GTGTGGCTTCCAGCCATGAAAGCCAAGGGGTTGGAGATTTCAGGTACTTTCACCCGCCAGGTGGGTTCCATCTCCATGGACCTGCAGCTGACCAACAAGGCCTTGCAGGTCATGACTGACTTTGCCATCCAGTTCAATCGCAACAG CTTCGGCCTGGCCCCTGCTGCCCCCCTCCAGGTCCACGCACCACTCAGCCCCAACCAGACTGTGGAGATATCCCTGCCTCTCAACACGGTGGGCTCGGTCATGAAGATGGAGCCTCTGAACAACCTCCAG GTGGCCGTGAAGAACAACATTGACGTCTTCTACTTCAGCACTTTGTACCCACTGCACATCCTCTTTGTGGAGGATGGGAAGATGG ACCGACAGATGTTCCTGGCCATGTGGAAGGACATTCCCAATGAAAATGAAGCCCAGTTCCAGATCAGAGACTGCTCTCTCAATGCAG AGGCTGTGAGCAGCAGGCTACAAAGCAGCAACATCTTTACGGTCGCCAAGAGGAATGTGGAGGGCCAGGACATGCTCTACCAGTCCCTGAAGCTGACCAACGGCATCTGGGTGCTGGCGGAGCTGCGCATCCAGCCAGGCAATCCCAGCTTCACG CTGTCCCTGAAATGTCGAGCACCAGAGGTGTCCCAACACGTGTACCAGGCCTACGAGACCATCCTCAAGAACTGA
- the AP1B1 gene encoding AP-1 complex subunit beta-1 isoform X2 — protein MTDSKYFTTTKKGEIFELKAELNSDKKEKKKEAVKKVIASMTVGKDVSALFPDVVNCMQTDNLELKKLVYLYLMNYAKSQPDMAIMAVNTFVKDCEDPNPLIRALAVRTMGCIRVDKITEYLCEPLRKCLKDEDPYVRKTAAVCVAKLHDINAQLVEDQGFLDTLKDLISDSNPMVVANAVAALSEIAESHPSSNLLDLNPQSINKLLTALNECTEWGQIFILDCLANYTPKDDREAQSICERVTPRLSHANSAVVLSAVKVLMKFMEMLSKDLDYYGTLLKKLAPPLVTLLSAEPELQYVALRNINLIVQKRPEILKHEMKVFFVKYNDPIYVKLEKLDIMIRLASQANIAQVLAELKEYATEVDVDFVRKAVRAIGRCAIKVEQSAERCVSTLLDLIQTKVNYVVQEAIVVIKDIFRKYPNKYESVIATLCENLDSLDEPEARAAMIWIVGEYAERIDNADELLESFLEGFHDESTQVQLQLLTAIVKLFLKKPTETQELVQQVLSLATQDSDNPDLRDRGYIYWRLLSTDPVAAKEVVLAEKPLISEETDLIEPTLLDELICYIGTLASVYHKPPSAFVEGGRGVVHKSLPPRTASSESTESPETAPAGAPSGEQPDVIPTQGDLLGDLLNLDLGPPVGGPPLTTSSVQMGAVDLLGGGLDSLIGGPNFVAPPAATVPPNLGTSMGSGLSDLFDLTSGVGTLSGSYVAPKAVWLPAMKAKGLEISGTFTRQVGSISMDLQLTNKALQVMTDFAIQFNRNSFGLAPAAPLQVHAPLSPNQTVEISLPLNTVGSVMKMEPLNNLQVAVKNNIDVFYFSTLYPLHILFVEDGKMDRQMFLAMWKDIPNENEAQFQIRDCSLNAEAVSSRLQSSNIFTVAKRNVEGQDMLYQSLKLTNGIWVLAELRIQPGNPSFTLSLKCRAPEVSQHVYQAYETILKN, from the exons TGCCCTCTTCCCCGACGTGGTGAACTGTATGCAGACAGACAACCTGGAGCTGAAAAAGCTGGTGTACTTGTATTTGATGAACTATGCCAAGAGTCAACCCGACATGGCCATCATGGCTGTCAACACCTTTGTGAAG GATTGTGAGGATCCCAATCCCCTGATCCGGGCCCTGGCTGTGCGGACCATGGGCTGCATCCGCGTTGACAAGATCACAGAGTACCTGTGTGAGCCACTCCGGAAGTGCCTGAAGGATGAGGACCCGTACGTGCGCAAAACAGCAGCTGTGTGTGTTGCCAAGCTGCATGACATCAATGCCCAGCTGGTAGAGGACCAGGGCTTCCTGGACACCCTTAAAGACCTCATCTCTGACTCGAACCCCATG GTGGTGGCAAATGCAGTGGCTGCCCTCTCAGAGATCGCTGAGTCTCACCCCAGCAGCAACCTGCTTGATCTGAACCCACAGTCCATTAATAAGCTGCTGACAGCCCTGAACGAGTGCACCGAGTGGGGCCAGATCTTCATCCTCGACTGCCTAGCCAACTATACACCCAAGGATGACCGGGAGGCCCAGAG CATCTGCGAGCGGGTCACTCCCAGGCTCTCCCACGCGAACTCTGCTGTGGTGCTCTCTGCTGTGAAGGTGCTGATGAAGTTCATGGAGATGTTGTCCAAGGACCTGGACTACTATGGCACGCTGCTCAAGAAACTGGCCCCACCCCTGGTCACGCTGCTGTCGGCCGAGCCGGAGCTGCAGTATGTGGCCCTGCGCAACATCAACCTCATTGTGCAGAAAAG GCCTGAGATCCTGAAGCACGAAATGAAGGTCTTCTTTGTGAAATACAATGACCCCATCTACGTGAAGCTGGAGAAGCTGGACATCATGATCCGTCTGGCCTCCCAGGCCAACATCGCCCAG GTCCTGGCGGAGCTGAAAGAGTATGCAACAGAGGTGGATGTGGACTTCGTACGGAAGGCTGTGCGAGCCATTGGGCGCTGTGCCATCAAGGTGGAG CAATCTGCAGAGCGCTGTGTGAGCACGCTGCTCGATCTCATCCAGACCAAGGTCAACTACGTGGTCCAGGAAGCCATTGTGGTCATCAAGGACATCTTCCGCAAGTACCCCAACAA GTATGAGAGTGTCATCGCCACACTGTGTGAGAACCTGGACTCCCTGGATGAGCCTGAGGCCCGGGCTGCCATGATTTGGATTGTGGGCGAGTACGCCGAGCGAATTGACAACGCCGACGAGCTGCtggagagcttcctggagggCTTCCATGATGAGAGCACCCAG GTCCAGCTACAGCTGCTAACAGCCATCGTGAAACTCTTTCTGAAGAAGCCGACAGAGACCCAGGAGCTGGTGCAGCAGGTCCTCAGCTTGGCCACTCAG GACTCTGATAACCCAGACCTGCGGGACCGTGGCTACATCTATTGGCGTCTGCTCTCCACGGACCCAGTGGCTGCCAAGGAGGTGGTGTTGGCTGAGAAGCCACTCATTTCTGAAGAGACAGACCTCATTGAGCCCACACTGCTGGACGAGCTCATCTGCTACATTGGCACCCTGGCCTCCGTCTACCATAAGCCTCCCAGCGCCTTTGTGGAGGGGGGCCGGGGCGTTGTGCACAAGAGCCTGCCACCACGCACTGCCTC GAGTGAGAGCACCGAGAGCCCTGAGACGGCCCCTGCTGGAGCACCCTCTGGTGAGCAGCCGGATGTCATCCCTACCCAGGGCGACCTGCTGGGTGACCTCCTCAACTTGGACCTCGGCCCCCCAGTGGGTGGCCCACCCCTGACCACCTCCTCAGTGCAGATGGGAGCCGTAGACCTTCTTGGTGGAGGCCTCGACAGCCTG atTGGGGGTCCCAATTTTGTGGCACCCCCAGCAGCAACAGTCCCACCGAACCTAGGAACATCCATGGGCAGTGGCCTGAGTGACCTCTTCGACCTGACCAGTGGCGTGGGCACGCTGTCGGGATCGTATGTGGCCCCCAAAGCA GTGTGGCTTCCAGCCATGAAAGCCAAGGGGTTGGAGATTTCAGGTACTTTCACCCGCCAGGTGGGTTCCATCTCCATGGACCTGCAGCTGACCAACAAGGCCTTGCAGGTCATGACTGACTTTGCCATCCAGTTCAATCGCAACAG CTTCGGCCTGGCCCCTGCTGCCCCCCTCCAGGTCCACGCACCACTCAGCCCCAACCAGACTGTGGAGATATCCCTGCCTCTCAACACGGTGGGCTCGGTCATGAAGATGGAGCCTCTGAACAACCTCCAG GTGGCCGTGAAGAACAACATTGACGTCTTCTACTTCAGCACTTTGTACCCACTGCACATCCTCTTTGTGGAGGATGGGAAGATGG ACCGACAGATGTTCCTGGCCATGTGGAAGGACATTCCCAATGAAAATGAAGCCCAGTTCCAGATCAGAGACTGCTCTCTCAATGCAG AGGCTGTGAGCAGCAGGCTACAAAGCAGCAACATCTTTACGGTCGCCAAGAGGAATGTGGAGGGCCAGGACATGCTCTACCAGTCCCTGAAGCTGACCAACGGCATCTGGGTGCTGGCGGAGCTGCGCATCCAGCCAGGCAATCCCAGCTTCACG CTGTCCCTGAAATGTCGAGCACCAGAGGTGTCCCAACACGTGTACCAGGCCTACGAGACCATCCTCAAGAACTGA